The region TTTATAATAGCTTTAGGTTTTTCCACATTCTCAGGGAGGTGCTTTCATGAAGGTTAGAGTTGACGAAGCTGCATGCATTGGTTGCGGCGTCTGCGAAAGTCTGTGTCCGGAAGTTTTCAAACTTGCTGATGATGGTAAAGCGAAAGTTCTTCAACCTGAAACGGAACTCGATTGCGCAAAAGATGCTGCTGATAGTTGTCCAACTGGCGCAATCAGTGTTGAAGAGTAAAAAAAGAGGCGGGCGACCGCCTCTTTTTCTTTATTTAACAGGAAAATCATCAACAAA is a window of Pseudothermotoga elfii DSM 9442 = NBRC 107921 DNA encoding:
- a CDS encoding ferredoxin codes for the protein MKVRVDEAACIGCGVCESLCPEVFKLADDGKAKVLQPETELDCAKDAADSCPTGAISVEE